GGCGCGCTACCCGATGAACTGCTCGAAAGTGAATTATTTGGTTACAAGCGCGGCGCCTTTACCGGTGCCGTTGAAGACCGTACGGGATTATTTGAGCGCGCCAACGGCGGCACCGTATTTCTTGACGAAATCGGCGAAGTATCTCCCACCTTTCAAGTCAAGTTATTACGGGTTTTACAAGAAGGTGAAGTGCGCCCTCTGGGTTCGGGTAGAACGCGCAAGGTGGATGTTCGCGTAATCGCCGCTACCAATAAAAATCTCGAAGATGAAGTTTACGCCGGTCGTTTTCGCGAAGACCTTTATTATCGCATTGCAACAGTCACGATTTCGCTGCCACCGCTACGTGAACGCAAGTCGGACATTCCTCTACTGGCAGAACAACTCCTGGCCAACGCAATAAAAAATCTTGGCAAACAGGTTTCCGGCTTCAGCAACGAAGCCCTAAATTGTATGTTGGAATATCATTGGCCAGGAAACGTTCGTGAATTGCAAAACGAAATAAGCCACATGCTTGTGACGGCTACAAGCGAACAATTGGGCGCAGATTTACTGAGCCCGAGAATTCTCAGAGGTAAACCCGATGCGGAACCCAGCTCGAACGATATTGCCGAACTCGCCGGGCCATTAAAAGATCGCGTCGAAGCCCTGGAAGCTCGCATATTGCGTGAAACATTGATTCGCTTGCGCTGGAATAAAAGCCGCGCAGCCAATGAGTTAGGGCTTTCCCGAGTTGGGCTTCGCAATAAACTGGAACGCTACGGATTGGAACCTCAGAAAACATCTGCGCCAGGCGCACACTGGGTCGTCAGCTAAGGAAACACTATGAACCATGTGCAGGTCACGCACAAACCTTCAAATACGTCTGAGCCCGATAGCCTGGATTCTTTGCAGTTGTCAGACTCCGCTGAGAGTATATGGGTTGATGTCATTCACAAAATGGAAAGTGTATATGCAGATTTAGTTCTTAATCAAGAAGAGCTGGAACAAAAAAATGCAGCTCTTGAAGAAGCACAACAATTTATCAGCAGTGTTTTATCATCAATGACTGATGTATTAATTGCCTGTGATAACGCCGGAGCAATTTTGAAAACCAATGCCGCCTTGGAACACCTTACCGGCTTTAGCGCAGCCAGTTTGCTAGGGCGGCCTCTATACAGTTTATTTGATGATAAATCTCAAACCATCGTAAGGGATCTGGTAAATACCTCTCTGCTGGAATCCGTCACTGACTGCGAGCTCAATGTCCGTTGTGCCGACAAATCCATACGCCCACTTGCACTCAATTGTTCCTGCAGGTACGACGCCGATCAGAAACCCGTTGGCATTGTGCTAATTGGAAGGCCGGTGGGAGAACTGC
The DNA window shown above is from Alteromonadaceae bacterium 2753L.S.0a.02 and carries:
- a CDS encoding two-component system response regulator HupR/HoxA produces the protein MNNLPTILVVDDEVRGLETLRRTLEEDFEVKTAATTTEAEKILQDEWVQIILCDQRMPETTGVEFLTHVREHWPDVIRMVISGYTDSQDIINAVNDAGIYQYITKPWQPENLILTLKNAARLFDLQRQNEALSIELKASPSQLNQTVVDNKQKIRSNFQFNDGIVRTDNSVMNDVCDRVRQVAPYDISVLLSGESGTGKELAARALHYNSLRWDKPFVVENCGALPDELLESELFGYKRGAFTGAVEDRTGLFERANGGTVFLDEIGEVSPTFQVKLLRVLQEGEVRPLGSGRTRKVDVRVIAATNKNLEDEVYAGRFREDLYYRIATVTISLPPLRERKSDIPLLAEQLLANAIKNLGKQVSGFSNEALNCMLEYHWPGNVRELQNEISHMLVTATSEQLGADLLSPRILRGKPDAEPSSNDIAELAGPLKDRVEALEARILRETLIRLRWNKSRAANELGLSRVGLRNKLERYGLEPQKTSAPGAHWVVS